The Megalops cyprinoides isolate fMegCyp1 chromosome 19, fMegCyp1.pri, whole genome shotgun sequence genome has a window encoding:
- the tyk2 gene encoding non-receptor tyrosine-protein kinase TYK2 — translation MRMMSRTRGRPLAGATPQGPGVHLLLFWTKEGERYLSHREGQVTAEDLSITAAQHVGITPLCHSLFALYNPSSHCWYSPNHTFTPEKDLRLILHFRMRFYFRNWHGMSEKEPAVFRFAPQSTRAGPGGGVCGGTEPAGTPLLEQPSLEYLFAQAKFDFVNDVAPLPEAQGGEELSRFKNESLGMAVLHLSHQALLSGRTLQEVAKKTSFLHCIPQSFSAQILRDSFLTKLRIRRVFSQFVQSFQLHTVAAGRLSLQDLMYKYLSTLEHLAPHFGSEIFKLSHLTLQCEGGGSGSCPASQDFTHQLMVSGTGGIQWRPLPHSKAPRARENSYLGSGNLGNRKQGKSIPPAQESDASSRWNFFCDFPDISHISIADARVSISLQDNTSMEVCLHSSAEARSLVSLLDGYFRLTADAHHYLCHEVAPPRVVLSAANGLYGPIREDFALLRLKKESAEEGVFLLRWSVLDFHRVILTVLNKSQNGAGWTHRQFRIQQQGALFILEGWERQFSSIRALIDSLKTCLLKSGQDCFTVRKNCLPRAAELSDLIVVRRGVKFSSRADSTSLDLSQLRFHQIRDKEITQEQHLGRGTRTNIYLGWLSVRGGAEEGEDCGFGDWSSSHSSSKGIRVVLKILDQSHKDIALAFFETASLMSQVSHSHLVFVHGVSVKGSENIMVEEFVEFGPLDVFLRKERGVVTPQWKFTVAKQLASALSYLENKHLVHGNVCAKNILVARRGLEEGTTPFVKLSDPGIAVAALSREERVERIPWIAPESVACGRLGSTADQWSFGATLLEICNDGDLRMSESTLAEKERFYETRSRLPEPSSQELASFISMCLTYDPAERPSFRTVLRELTELQCKNPDISSKCEAVPEADPSVFLKRYLKKIRDLGEGHFGKVMLYVYDPANDGTGEYVAVKVLKQEGGAQPHDGWRKEIDILKSLYHNNIVKYKGCCSELGGQVVQLIMEYLPLGSLRDYLPKHRLGVAQSLLFAEQICQGMEYLHSKRYIHRDLAARNVLVENENLVKIGDFGLSKYIPEGEVYYRVREDGDSPVFWYAIECLKESKFSFSSDVWSFGVTLYELLTHCDHRQSPPTRFFEMMRPVQGQMTVMKLIDLLERRRRLPCPRDCPHQVYLEMERCWDVDPSRRPSFTSLISSLGDIRKTYQQQPMIRLAQINPS, via the exons ATGCGGATGATGTCACGGACCCGTGGGAGGCCGCTGGCAGGGGCCACGCCCCAGGGGCCCGGGGTCCACCTTCTTCTCTTCTGGACGAAGGAGGGGGAACGCTATCTGTCACACAGGGAGGGGCAGGTGACAGCTGAAGACCTGTCAATCACTGCAGCCCAGCATGTGg GTATCACGCCTCTGTGCCACAGTCTGTTTGCGCTGTATAACCCCTCCTCCCACTGCTGGTACAGCCCCAACCACACCTTCACCCCCGAGAAGGATCTGCGTCTCATCCTGCACTTCCGCATGAG GTTCTACTTCAGGAACTGGCATGGGATGAGTGAGAAGGAGCCGGCGGTGTTCCGGTTTGCTCCACAGTCGACTCGGGCGGGgccagggggaggggtgtgcgGCGGGACAGAGCCAGCCGGGACTCCCCTCCTGGAGCAGCCTTCCCTGGAGTACCTCTTTGCTCAG GCTAAATTTGACTTTGTGAATGACGTGGCGCCGCTGCCGGAGGCCCAGGGTGGGGAGGAGCTCAGCCGCTTCAAGAACGAGAGTTTGGGGATGGCTGTGCTGCACCTGTCCCATCAGGCACTGCTCTCAGGACGCACACTGCAGGAAGTGGCCAAGAAGACCAG TTTCCTGCACTGCATCCCACAGTCCTTCTCTGCGCAGATCCTTCGGGACAGCTTCCTGACGAAGCTGCGCATTCGGCGCGTCTTCAGCCAGTTTGTGCAGAGTTTCCAGCTGCACACGGTGGCCGCAGGCCGGCTCAGCCTGCAGGACCTGATGTACAAGTACCTGTCCACCCTGGAGCACCTGGCACCCCACTTTGGCTCCGAGATCTTCAAGCTGAGCCACCTAACGCTgcagtgtgaggggggtgggagCGGCAGCTGCCCCGCCAGCCAGGACTTCACACATCAGCTCATGGTGTCAGGCACCGGGGGCATCCAGTGGCGACCGCTGCCACACAGCAAGGCCCccaga GCCCGGGAGAACAGCTACCTTGGCAGTGGTAACCTGGGAAACCGAAAGCAAGGGAAGTCCATCCCTCCTGCCCAGGAGAGTGACGCCTCGTCCAGGTGGAACTTCTTCTGCGACTTCCCTGACATCTCCCACATCAGCATCGCTGACGCCAGAGTGTCCATCAGCCTGCAGGACAACACCTCCATG gaggtgTGTCTCCACTCCAGTGCGGAAGCGCGCTCCTTGGTCTCCCTGCTGGATGGATATTTCCGGCTGACCGCTGATGCTCACCATTACCTGTGTCACGAGGTGGCTCCGCCCAGAGTGGTGCTCAGCGCAGCCAATGGCCTGTACGGACCCATCCG ggagGACTTTGCCCTGCTGAGACTGAAGAAGGAGTCTGCAGAGGAGGGTGTGTTTCTGCTGCGGTGGAGCGTTCTGGACTTTCACCGCGTCATCCTGACGGTGCTCAACAAGAGCCAG AATGGAGCCGGTTGGACACACAGGCAGTTCCGGAtccagcagcagggggcgctgttcaTTCTGGAAGGCTGGGAGCGTCAGTTCAGCAGCATCAGGGCGCTGATAGACAGCCTGAAAACCTGCCTTCTGAAGTCAGGCCAGGACTGCTTCACTGTGAGGAAGAACTGCCTTCCCAGAGcggcag aactCTCAGACCTTATCGTGGTGAGACGAGGTGTCAAGTTCAGCTCTCGGGCTGATTCAACCTCCCTGGACTTGAGCCAGCTGCGTTTCCATCAGATCAGAGACAAAGAGATTACACAG GAGCAGCATTTGGGGCGGGGCACCAGGACCAATATCTACTTGGGTTGGTTGTCGGTTCGAGGCGGCgcggaggagggggaggactGTGGCTTCGGTGATTGGAGCAgcagccacagcagcagcaaaggaATCCGTGTGGTGCTGAAAATACTTGACCAGAGTCATAAAGACATTGCGCTG GCTTTCTTTGAGACGGCCAGTCTTATGAGCCAGGTGTCTCACAGTCACCTGGTGTTCGTCCACGGGGTGTCCGTCAAAGGATCTGAGA ACATCATGGTGGAGGAGTTTGTGGAGTTTGGGCCCCTGGACGTCTTCCTGCGGAAGGAGAGGGGTGTGGTAACACCTCAGTGGAAATTTACTGTCGCTAAACAGCTGGCCAGTGCCCTCAGCTACCTG GAGAATAAGCATCTGGTGCATGGAAATGTCTGTGCCAAGAACATTCTGGTGGCGCGGAGGGGTCTGGAGGAGGGCACCACGCCTTTTGTCAAACTCAGCGACCCAGGCATTGCCGTCGCGGCTCTCTCCCGGGAAG AGCGGGTGGAGCGGATTCCCTGGATCGCTCCGGAGAGCGTGGCGTGTGGCCGCCTGGGCAGCACGGCGGATCAGTGGAGCTTCGGAGCCACGCTGCTGGAGATCTGTAATGATGGAGACCTGCGTATGAGCGAAAGCACCCTGGCAGAG AAAGAGCGTTTTTACGAGACACGCAGCCGCCTCCCGGAGCCTTCGTCGCAGGAGCTGGCCAGCTTCATCAGCATGTGCCTGACCTACGATCCTGCGGAGAGACCGTCCTTCCGCACCGTCCTCCGGGAGCTGACCGAGCTGCAGTGCAAGA ATCCTGATATCTCCTCCAAGTGCGAGGCTGTCCCAGAAGCAGACCCCAGTGTCTTCCTCAAACGCTACCTGAAGAAGATCCGTGATCTGGGAGAG GGGCACTTTGGGAAGGTGATGCTGTATGTGTACGATCCTGCTAATGACGGGACGGGCGAGTACGTGGCAGTGAAAGTGCTGAAGCAGGAGGGAGGAGCTCAGCCCCATGACGGCTGGAGAAAGGAGATCGACATCCTCAAGTCTCTCTACCACAACAACATCGTCAAATACAAGGGCTGCTGCTCCGAGCTGG gtggaCAGGTGGTGCAGCTGATCATGGAGTACCTGCCACTGGGAAGCCTGCGAGATTACCTGCCCAAGCACCGCCTGGGCGTGGCACAGAGTCTCCTCTTTGCTGAGCAGATCTGCCAG GGGATGGAGTATCTTCACTCAAAGCGCTACATACACAGAGACCTGGCTGCACGCAATGTGCTAGTGGAGAATGAGAACCTGGTAAAAATTGGAGACTTTGGTCTCAGCAAGTACATCCCTGAGGGCGAGGTGTACTACCGTGTGCGGGAAGACGGAGACAGCCCTGTGTTCTG GTATGCCATTGAGTGTCTGAAGGAGAGCAAGTTCTCGTTCTCCTCCGATGTGTGGTCCTTCGGTGTGACGCTGTACGAACTGCTGACGCACTGTGACCACCGGCAGAGCCCCCCCACA agGTTCTTTGAAATGATGAGACCTGTCCAGGGgcaaatgacagtgatgaagcTGATTGATTTGCTGGAGAGACGCAGAAGACTGCCCTGCCCCAGAGACTGTCCCCaccag GTGTACCTGGAGATGGAGCGCTGCTGGGATGTGGACCCAAGCCGACGGCCCTCCTTCACAtctctcatctcctctctgGGGGACATTCGCAAGACCTACCAACAGCAGCCCATGATCCGGCTGGCTCAGATAAACCCCAGCTGA